GCTGGAACAAGCTGATGCCAGGCACAAGACTACAGGGGGAACAGAGGACAAACACTTTTCAAGCTCGAGGGAAAAGGAGGAACTTAGAGACTTACAACCCAGAGGGAACCTATTTTCTGTGGGAAGACCAAAACAAGAAGGAGCTCCACCCAAAAGCTCAGTACTTCCATGGGACAGGAGAGACAGTCTCAAAAAGACAGAATTGCCGACAGCATCTAAAAACACGGCTACAGATACAGGCACCgtagagagggaggaggtggacagcagccaggaggaggtggaagaggcAGTGGAAGCACATGAGGtccaggaggaagagggaaagacGGCGTTCGGTGTTAAACTACGCTCAACATCTCAGTCGATGAGATTTCGGGCTGATGCTGCTTCGAACCATCTTTCTAAGCCACCAGTGTGTGAAGACCAAtgtgacaaacagaaaagacaggaaatgagtgATAATGTTGGCTACATGTCTAAAAAGCTGCCATCAAACTTCTCTTGTACGCCATCCACCTCTGGAGACGTCCAAGTGACAGGTGAGTTTCTGAGAAATCTTTTTAATTTCGCCATGTAAAGATGTTTCATCTTAGATTCACTTAGTGACACAAATAATATTTGTTTAGTCCATACTGTGCTACAAGCCAAGGTTTAGCAGCCATATTTTTCAATCCCATGTAAGGTTAAACATTGCACCAATACCAACTTTATATGTGAAAGGAGATAAGTTTCACATAGAAAATAATCTCCACAGTGATAAGGTTTTTACTGATCACATGGGACCTTTGTACTCATTAAAATACCACCCAGGCTAACTTTAACCGTGCTGCCAAGCGTGTCTAACAGATTTGTGTGCCTCCTTAGATCCAACCCCGTCTGGCTTCTTCCTTCCAGTCAAGAATAACCTCTCATCTACTGGCGAAGCTCACATCACGCCTGCAGAAGTCCAAGCAACCTCGTCAGAGGCGAGAGAAGTAGAAACTTCCCTCACGGTGCTTCAGGAGCCCCAACCTGTCCCTCAAACAGCCTCATCTGAGGTGTCCTGGATGAGCCTAGCAATGGAAAAGACCAGAAGCCTGCAGCAGCTCTTTACTAGCAGATTCCCCAGAGATTTTACAGGCGTGCAGACTGTGGCTCGACCACAAGCACAAGTGCAGCCAACGAATCAAGCAGAGACACTGACTGgtacacaaatgcaaacacagagtGTAAAAATGCAACAGAGTACAACATCAGTGCAGGCTGCTGATACAGTGAAATCAACAGTGCAAAGTAGAAGTCAAGCACAGACTGTGAAACCAGTGCAACAGAAGACGTCAGCGACATCTATAGCTCTGTCAAACACCTCAAGAGAAGcgcaaacatcaaaacaaaccaATGAATCCCAGTCACACCCAGATACATCTCAGTACGCCTCACAGTATCCCACTCATCCACCTGTACAGACCCACCCACGGACAACACAGTCTCCCTCGCTCTCTTCTACACAAACAGAGGCCTCATGTCAGTTTGCACAAGGGAGTGCCACTCAGTGTCTTGCACAACCTCACCTTTCCTCGGGTCAGCATGCCGCACCCCAACAACCTGCTTGGAACAATCGAGGTCTCCACCTCACCAACCAGCTCAAACCCACGACGCCAGTCTCCACTACCTCATCAGCCACAGCCCCTCTTCCAGTGTCTGCCTTGGGTAGAGGGGAAAGAGAAGCCAACGTGCAGGAAACAGAGGGTCCATCACTCTCAGGACGACGAGCAGTTTGGGCCGGGTCAGTGGGCGAGAAGGCCGCTGTTCTGGAAAAACGGGCAGAGTGGACCGCCCCACCTGGAACCAAGGGGGTTTGTGGTGCTTCTTTGTAACCGTGTTTCATACCACGAGTGACTGTAAACTAATTTAaggataagtctggtgatatactgtatttttcttcttgtcaacaaatcctcTCGATACTTTCTGCCCTGTCCACGGCGCTCTGAAACTGTGATCTTTaaatctttctttaaaaactaatttcctTTAACTATTGGGCACCATAATGCATAATCATGTTTATCCTACTGAAGGAATATGTCAGCCTAAGTTGTGGCTCACTGACGTGCTTTTAaggtttttggacaacaatggtgGTCTGTCACAGAGTTATAAGCTGTATCAGGCTTTGTCTACACATAGAATACTtggtttatgtctttttattggatttttgacatttaattaaatataaatatagaatattgcAAGATTTATCATTTAACTACAAGGTTTTTGGACTGTCGATCTATCCTGAGTAGATGATCTAACTCTCAGTTTTTCTCAGGGGGAATTGAAGAAAGCTCAAACAGAAGTGCAGACGTCAGCTGAATCCCCTGCCTTGGCCAAAACCACACCTCTAAGCAAAGACACGAAACCAGAAGGAAGGCAAGGGGTAAAACTTGCAGGTGtgttgacatacagtatattactcATAATGACAcctgtaaaaatatttatagGTATTCAGCATCTCCATCTGCAGcaatttgacactttttttttttttttcagagtcAAGCCCCACAAGAGTTCCAGACAGGCCACGAGAGGAGAAATGGCTCCGGAAAAACATTGCATCTTCATCGCCCTCATCGTCACCCACACAGCCATCAGTGCTGCAGTCCATGTCTGAGAGTGGCCAGCCATCCTGGATGGAACTGGCGAAGAGGAAATCAATGGCCTGGAGCGACAAGACCATGGACTaagaaggaaaacagacagatataCAGAGTATGCAAACAAGGATATGAACAGCCCTGCAGACCTTTATCAAGGTTAATGAGTTGGATGTTTGCTGAGACTGATGTTGATACAACTCTTTGGTAATTTATGTAGTAAAGCTGATGTgtgttgaattgtatttaatTGTAAAGTGTTAATGTTATActggaagatggagagagagtaTATGTTGAAAGGTTCACTATAATCCCTCTCCACCACAACCACTTTAAGATAAAGGGTATTTCTGAATAATGTTTTATCTGATTCAGCATTTCACTGCTGTTAATACTTTatgttaaagaataaaaaaaataattttaaactttttttgtcaCTTGTTAAGTCCCTTTATGTAACATGGCTAAGCCCCAGGAGCCCAGTACAATATACACATTATACTGCCTTAATAACACCAGAAATGACCTAAAACAACGCTTAGCTAGTTGAAATGAAGCAATAACGAGTGaatgtggaaaatgaaaaattttaACTAATTGGAGCCTTTTTTCAAACCTTCATTGCAAGAATGTCTGATAACGGTTCAACTCTGCAgtgatgtataaatatataataggAAATCAATTTGCAAACTAATTTGGTGtactttttcacagcagtcaATTTGACATgacacagtaggaaaagcagaggtgtaaatgctaaaacaaatgATAGCTGACATCCAGTTAGCTGCTTTGGTTcatggctcactgtcacactgtcatgggaCACTTGAGtagaacagagccatcattaatgttgatagtaacacctgtgcttttcctactatgacaatTCAAAATGTGTGCGGTGAAAAAGGCCATGTAACGACCGTACACAGCCCTGGTTCACCCACAGGTGTTTCCACTTGTTTTCCCTGATTAGATTAAGCCTCCTCTCAGCACTGTGCGAGTGTGGACAGAGTGCACCTGATTGCTGTCGCTATCAGTCTCCTTCAGTCAGCCACTTCTGCACCTGTTTGGGCTGGAGATGGTTTGGCCATAACAGGGAAATGAGTGgtgaacagtttgttttttcagaggGCTAATCAGACAATAGGTTATAGTATCCAGTATTTCAcggaaaatgtgaaaatgtatccACTGGAGGGTCCTGAGACTTTCTAAGCACATAATTGGTTTGGTAACATCATCTGCaaactgacaattattttctttcgATGATTTAtccctttttatttaaaatgccCTTTAAAGAATACAACACTGGtgttcattacattttatagagTAATTAAtaaatacctgtgtgtgtgtgtgttttcaaagtaTTAAGGGGCCCATGATTTAAATAACATCTTCAATGCaaaactttgctgtttttttttgtttttttttaaggtaagTAGCCATAGATGTGAAATGTAGTGGGGTAGAGAAAGTGCAATATTTATCTCTAAAATCTAATGGCGTATAAGTCAAAACAATATGCACGACGTGTTTAAAAGAGTTCTaccaaatactttttttttgcagatataaaaatctgtatgttttatgtcataaatGCCTCAGTGGGTTAATTACAATTTCAATTTCCCCGGTTTGTCAGTAGGGGTCGGTGTAGACATGCTCTCTATCTTACAAAATCTCCTCGTGTTACGAAAGCACATACACGTGAGTTTGTAAACAAGAGAGTGAGTGGATGAGCGCGGCCATTCCCCGAGCTCCATGATATGAAGGCCTGCTACTTTCCCCTGGCAGTATTTGCCAatgtgctgtgtctgtgtcaaagCTACACGTTGAGGAGCTCGGTGTCCTGGGTCGTGTCCTCCAACGATGTAGTGGAGGACGCGGACCTGTCGGAGGAGGTCGCCCCGGCATTGCTGGTGGACAGTGCGGGGCTGTGGAAGCAGGCGTATCCGTCCTCCAACGTCCTCGGAGACAGCGTGGAGAGCCCCGGAGAGCTGGTCAAGCCCGAAAACGACAATGTGGCGCAGCTGTCCTCACGTTTGTTTTCATATCGGCTGGAGAAGGTGAAGAAGTCCGCCAGCAGCTCTCCTCCCCCGCACCAGGAGACCGCCAGGACTGCTAGATACATAGCTCATTACAGTGACTGGGGACATCTGTCCACCATTTCAACCCAagacaaggtaacacacactaatatatAGGTTTCCTCTGGGCTGGGACATCCTAATGTATGTGTAAATTAAGTCAATGCATTTCAGTATTTAAAACAAGTGTA
This genomic interval from Seriola aureovittata isolate HTS-2021-v1 ecotype China chromosome 11, ASM2101889v1, whole genome shotgun sequence contains the following:
- the cracdla gene encoding mucin-17; this translates as MESFSGDIEESTEDIPGRKKSKLKSLKTRLFGRNKRTGGEGDAKISQSASDITAGKGLGSDEDLVCSQGTMGSRALSHDSIFLADQVLTDTEPARVLSQENVHSKIKALQMKLQQQKMHLGPPPLVVPIRRPEDLGSRSEDDSLPHSPPEVSGGDVTSQGAFTKPFSRPLSPIPKPALAKYVPPTPSHPLPLTVPSISSVIEPPLDFSSPAQFTPCLDTSAARHRMSVKPRNQRASTKKRPAATDSRSDSNTLNNIDHPDYVKEEEQRLGAQDEVTLETEQEEMDISITARRLPSKSPELTHITSEAAPKSSSLTFSQQDHTPPGRGSSVSSHILRVKPQRPVDVISSERPHSSFIESELKNKRERDFEIRVMSDDKRNTLKKAGMTEDSSDPLSTIFGSVVAFRPSSVHQQVQGEIESTRGIKRPAPGSGSFHFSINTAKNRDGERPRSGSFAGMLEQADARHKTTGGTEDKHFSSSREKEELRDLQPRGNLFSVGRPKQEGAPPKSSVLPWDRRDSLKKTELPTASKNTATDTGTVEREEVDSSQEEVEEAVEAHEVQEEEGKTAFGVKLRSTSQSMRFRADAASNHLSKPPVCEDQCDKQKRQEMSDNVGYMSKKLPSNFSCTPSTSGDVQVTDPTPSGFFLPVKNNLSSTGEAHITPAEVQATSSEAREVETSLTVLQEPQPVPQTASSEVSWMSLAMEKTRSLQQLFTSRFPRDFTGVQTVARPQAQVQPTNQAETLTGTQMQTQSVKMQQSTTSVQAADTVKSTVQSRSQAQTVKPVQQKTSATSIALSNTSREAQTSKQTNESQSHPDTSQYASQYPTHPPVQTHPRTTQSPSLSSTQTEASCQFAQGSATQCLAQPHLSSGQHAAPQQPAWNNRGLHLTNQLKPTTPVSTTSSATAPLPVSALGRGEREANVQETEGPSLSGRRAVWAGSVGEKAAVLEKRAEWTAPPGTKGGELKKAQTEVQTSAESPALAKTTPLSKDTKPEGRQGVKLAESSPTRVPDRPREEKWLRKNIASSSPSSSPTQPSVLQSMSESGQPSWMELAKRKSMAWSDKTMD